A stretch of Longimicrobiaceae bacterium DNA encodes these proteins:
- a CDS encoding NfeD family protein — MRRSSLLHTPRRGGSALAAFLSLVILAAAPLAGAAQEAGKVYRIPVTGVVEMGLAPFIERSLREAQEAGATAAVLDIDTPGGRIDAAEQIADALRDAPIPTYAYVNRRAFSAGAMIALATDGVFMRPGSVMGAATPVNGEGEKLSEKMVSAMRSEFRALAEERGLDPRVAEGMVDESIGVPGVTEPGQLVSLSTQEAAALGYAREVQDWDGVLAAVGAPRARTVTTEVNWAEQVVRFVTNPMVAPFLLSLGFLGLLIELKTPAFGMAGLAGATSLGLFFGSHLIVGLAGWEVLVLVAAGIILLLVEALVLPGFGVAGILGVLAMGGAVVLSLLGNFPSTGDVLVALNVVGASIIAVGVVGWLILKRLPDDRRAGRMILHGSTSREAGYLSAPVRSELVGIEGVALTDLRPSGTGAFGEERIDVVSEGAYVAAGTPIRIVRAEGYRHVVSPVAPA, encoded by the coding sequence ATGCGCCGTTCAAGTCTACTCCATACCCCGCGCCGCGGCGGGAGCGCCCTCGCGGCCTTTCTTTCCCTCGTGATCCTCGCGGCCGCCCCCCTCGCCGGGGCCGCGCAGGAGGCCGGCAAGGTATACCGCATCCCCGTGACCGGGGTGGTCGAGATGGGGCTCGCCCCGTTCATCGAGCGCTCGCTCCGCGAGGCCCAGGAGGCGGGCGCCACCGCGGCGGTGCTGGACATCGACACCCCGGGCGGGCGGATCGACGCGGCGGAGCAGATCGCCGACGCGCTCCGCGACGCGCCCATCCCCACCTACGCGTACGTCAACCGCCGGGCGTTCAGCGCCGGGGCGATGATCGCGCTGGCCACCGACGGCGTCTTCATGCGCCCGGGCTCCGTCATGGGCGCGGCGACGCCGGTGAACGGGGAGGGGGAGAAGCTCTCCGAGAAGATGGTGAGCGCCATGCGCTCCGAGTTCCGGGCCCTGGCCGAGGAGCGCGGCCTGGACCCGCGCGTCGCCGAGGGGATGGTGGACGAGAGCATCGGCGTCCCCGGCGTCACCGAGCCGGGGCAGCTCGTCTCGCTGAGCACGCAGGAGGCCGCCGCCCTGGGGTACGCCCGCGAGGTGCAGGACTGGGACGGGGTGCTGGCCGCCGTGGGCGCCCCCCGCGCGCGGACCGTGACCACCGAGGTGAACTGGGCCGAGCAGGTCGTGCGCTTCGTCACCAACCCCATGGTCGCGCCCTTCCTGCTGTCGCTGGGCTTCCTAGGGCTGCTGATCGAGCTGAAGACCCCCGCCTTCGGGATGGCCGGGCTCGCCGGCGCGACCTCGCTGGGGCTCTTCTTCGGGAGCCACCTGATCGTGGGGCTGGCCGGGTGGGAGGTGCTGGTGCTGGTGGCCGCCGGGATCATCCTCCTGCTGGTGGAGGCGCTGGTCCTCCCCGGCTTCGGGGTGGCGGGGATCCTGGGCGTCCTCGCCATGGGCGGGGCCGTCGTCCTGTCGCTGCTGGGGAACTTCCCCTCCACCGGCGACGTGCTGGTGGCGCTGAACGTGGTGGGCGCCTCCATCATCGCCGTGGGCGTGGTGGGGTGGCTGATCCTGAAGCGCCTCCCGGACGACCGCCGCGCCGGCCGGATGATCCTGCACGGCTCCACCTCGCGCGAGGCCGGGTACCTGTCCGCCCCCGTGCGCTCCGAGCTGGTGGGGATCGAGGGCGTGGCGCTCACCGACCTGCGCCCCTCCGGCACGGGCGCCTTCGGCGAGGAGCGCATCGACGTGGTGTCCGAGGGCGCGTACGTGGCCGCCGGCACCCCCATCCGCATCGTCCGGGCGGAAGGGTACCGCCACGTGGTCTCCCCCGTGGCGCCGGCCTGA